In Trifolium pratense cultivar HEN17-A07 linkage group LG7, ARS_RC_1.1, whole genome shotgun sequence, a genomic segment contains:
- the LOC123895936 gene encoding uncharacterized protein LOC123895936, translating to MENWQDQHDALKGEVAQLTGKLDKALELLANMSQPAQPAVLEATEPATLTSQGGSVWPFLGLPAGYTPREYIPTQQVPQNAQTPQNRVEGSNTHPTRVPQIKPVFVSQQENLDDPRNAYQGPNLLGDVPKVISKVPRLEEAHQKFKAIEDRLSMMEGGGDPLDLANMCLVPDLVLPPKFKVPDFERYKGLSCPKNHLIMYSRKMASFASDDKLMMHCFQDSLTGASLNWYMQLEGNRILSWRDLANAFIKQYQYNIDMAPDRTQLQNMSQKEGESFRVYAQRWRELAAQVRPPLLEVELVDIFTNTLQGAYFERMVGSVSSSFSDLVKIGERIENGIKSGKIQATVGSQCTSKEPANSFTKKKDEETNAVTPKRRVFDLIPMSYGQLIPYLVHNGMVIPRALKPMTPPFPAWYDDKAKCEFHMGAEGHSIDNCIAFKHLVQELIDGKVLTFKDGKPNVKDSPLPEAV from the coding sequence ATGGAGAATTGGCAGGATCAGCATGATGCCTTGAAGGGCGAAGTTGCTCAGTTAACTGGAAAATTGGACAAAGCTTTGGAACTTTTGGCCAATATGAGTCAACCAGCACAGCCAGCTGTTTTGGAAGCTACAGAACCTGCTACTTTGACATCACAAGGGGGATCTGTATGGCCATTCCTTGGTTTACCCGCTGGATATACTCCCCGAGAGTATATACCTACTCAACAGGTTCCTCAGAATGCTCAGACTCCACAGAATCGGGTTGAAGGTTCAAATACTCATCCTACTAGGGTCCCTCAAATCAAACCAGTTTTTGTCTCACAACAAGAGAATCTGGATGATCCCAGAAATGCCTATCAGGGTCCTAATTTATTGGGCGATGTTCCAAAGGTTATTTCTAAAGTTCCTCGGCTAGAGGAAGCTCATCAGAAATTCAAGGCTATTGAAGACCGTCTAAGTATGATGGAAGGAGGAGGTGATCCCCTAGACCTTGCTAATATGTGCCTAGTGCCAGACTTGGTGCTTCCGCCAAAATTTAAGGTCCCTGACTTCGAAAGGTATAAAGGCCTCAGCTGTCCAAAGAATCATCTGATTATGTATAGTCGGAAGATGGCCTCCTTTGCTAGTGACGACAAGCTCATGATGCATTGCTTCCAAGATAGCCTCACCGGGGCATCACTCAACTGGTACATGCAGCTGGAAGGGAACCGAATCCTGTCATGGCGAGATTTGGCGAATGCTTTCATTAAACAGTACCAATACAACATTGACATGGCTCCGGATCGTACTCAGTTACAAAACATGTCCCAAAAAGAGGGTGAGTCATTCAGGGTTTATGCTCAACGTTGGAGAGAGTTGGCTGCGCAAGTACGTCCTCCACTCTTAGAAGTTGAACTAGTGGACATATTCACTAACACTCTGCAAGGGGCATATTTTGAAAGAATGGTCGGCAGTGTTTCGTCTAGCTTTTCAGATCTGGTGAAGATAGGAGAAAGGATTGAAAATGGAATCAAGAGTGGTAAGATTCAAGCCACTGTGGGCAGTCAATGTACCTCAAAAGAGCCTGCAAACAGTTTCACCAAAAAGAAGGATGAGGAAACCAATGCTGTCACTCCCAAAAGAAGGGTCTTTGATTTGATTCCTATGTCATATGGTCAACTTATTCCATATCTAGTGCACAATGGAATGGTAATTCCCAGGGCTCTAAAACCCATGACACCACCGTTTCCGGCTTGGTATGATGATAAAGCTAAATGTGAGTTTCATATGGGTGCTGAAGGTCATTCCATTGATAACTGCATAGCATTCAAACATCTAGTACAAGAGCTCATCGACGGGAAGGTCTTGACTTTCAAGGACGGCAAGCCAAATGTGAAAGATAGTCCGCTGCCAGAGGCCGTCTAA